The sequence AGTTCGCCGCCCGCTATCATTCCGCTTAGAAGTGCTTGACCACTGGTCCTGAGTTATGGGTTCACTCCAGCCACGTTTCCGCCCTGCCTTCAGCCGCTTTTCAGATCCGTGTGGGTGAGGCAACTGTCATAGTCATTGGTTTACCTTCTGGGCAGACCATGATCCGCCCCCCCTCCACCTCTCCCGACCACGCCTACCGGCGCAGCGCGCTGCTGGTGCTGCTTGTTGGTGGACTGGTCACCTCGCTGATCACCCTGGTCCTGCAACCCAGAATCATGACCAGCCTGGAACTGGCCACGCTGCTTCTGATCGTCGTGAAAAACGCGGGCCTGGGACTGTGGCTATGGTGGCGCCCGGCAGACCTGATGCGCGTGGGGCTGACCGAGCTGACCCTGCACATCGGGGGGGCCGTCTTCCGGCTGGCGCAGGTGCTGCTGGTCGATCAGGAAGCCTCCGGATTGGGCGGCTACTCCTACTGGATGGTTTTGAGCTATCTGGTGGCCTCGCTGGTGTTGCGCCCCCGCCCCTTCCTGCTGGTGTCGCTGGGGCAGTATGCGGCCCTGCTTGCGGTGGGCGCCGTCTTCTGGTTGGCCCCCGACATTGCCCCGGCGACCAAGGCGGCGCAGGCCAACCTGCTGCTGCAGCTGTACCTGCTGCACGGCACCGTGATCGCCTTTCTCTACTTGCAGCACCAGTTGCGCCGGCAGTATGTGCAGACCCTGCTGCGGGCCGAACGGGAGGCCAACCTCGCGCAGGTGGACGTGCTGACCGGACTTCCCAACCGCCGGCAGTTGCAAGCCTGGCTGACCACGGACCTGGACCGCGCTGCCGACGACGGGCCCTTGAGTCTGGTGCTGTTTGACCTTGACCATTTCAAGCAGGTGAACGACACCCACGGTCACGACATTGGGGACAGGGTGTTGCAGGAGACTGCCCAGGCGGTATCCCACGTCTTGGGCCAGGGTGACCGGGTGGGTCGCTGGGGGGGCGAGGAATTCCTGATTCTGGTGGCTGGCGATCAGGTGGCCGCACAGGACGTGGCGTCGCGGCTGCGCCGCGACATGCGGTCCATGTGGCAGCCGGCATCGTGCGCCGTCACGGTCAGCTGTGGGATTGCCCAGGCCCGCCACACGGACACGCCTGAAACGCTGCTGCGCCGCGCCGATACGGCGCTGTATCAGGCCAAGGCAGCCGGCCGCGACACGGCCCGCGCCATTGGTTAGGATTGCCCACACGGGGACTGTGCCGGAGCCTGCATTGCACCTCCGGACCCCATGTTCATTCCGTTCAGATGTCCGGTCCGGGCGTTTGATACGGGCTCCGATTGAATCTTTTGCTAAACGATGAAAATCCGAGCGAAGCGAGAACGAGCAGAACGGGTTCCGGGAGTGGAGTTGGCAAACCGGGAGGACGCCGGTTTGCCAACTCCACTCCCGGAACCCGTTTGAGATATTTCAGATGTCTCGTGGTTCCCGGGCAGCACCGGACCATGTGGGGGGCTGTCCGGTTGTCCGGTCATCGCGGCGAAACCGCTGAAAGCCTAGGTCAGTGTGCCGAACCCCGGTTCCTGGCTGAACGGCGCGGTCTGCCCGAAGCCGGTGAGCCCGACCAGGTCCGGCACGGTCTGGCGGGCTGCTTCGCCGTGGAGGTCCAGCGTGATCAGGCGTTTGTTGCGCGCGATGGACTTCCACCACAGCGGCACGCCGTCCCGGATGAAGTCCCAGCGCCGGGCGTCGTCTCCGTGTGGGTGCTCAACCCTGATCACGTCCGCGCCGTAATTCCCCAGATTGATGGCGATCAGCAGTCCCGCGTAGAGACTGGCCAGGTCAAGCACCTTGATTCCGTCCAGGGCGGTGCTGATGCCAGTCACAGGTGGCCCCGCTCGTCCCGCGCTGCCGGCGTCCGGCGCGGCGTGGTTGAGCCGCGTGGCATCAGGACAGGTGAGACGGTCAGCTGCCGGGGCAGCGTGCCGCTGTCACCGCCGAGGCGGTCAAACAGCAGTTGAGCGGCGAGGCGGCCGCGTTCACCCGCCATCAGGGAGACGCTGCTCAGCGGCGGTGTGGTGAACTGGCATTCACGGATGTCGTCCATACCGATCACGGCGACGTCCTCGGGAATCCGCAGACCGTGTGCGCGCAGCGCGCGCATGGCGCCGATCGCCATCAGGTCGTTGGCGCAGAGCAGTCCGTCGAAACACACGCCCTGCGCCAGCAGGTGCTGGGCGGCGCGGTGGCCTCCCTCCGTCGTGAAGTCTTCCTCGGCACGCAGGACCGGCGAAATGGTCTGGTCTGCGGCGCGCAGGGCGTTTTGAACGCCTTTCTCGCGTTCTGAGGAGGGCCATGTTCCGGCAGGACCGTTGACGAAGGCGAGTGCTGAACAGCCCACGGCCCACAGGTGCTGAATCGCCAGTGCAGCTCCGGCCGCGCTGGCCACCGTCACGTTGTCGCAGATGACGTCCTGAAGGTGACCAATGATGACCACAGGACCTGCAACTTCCCGGAGCGAGGCGTCCAGTGCGCTGGCCCCATGCAGGGAGATCATGATGAGGCCGTCCACCGAGCGCTGGGCCAGTGTTTCCAGGGCGTGCACTTCCTCTGAGGGCTGACTTTCGGTACTGATCAGGTGCAGATGGTAGGCGCGTTGCCTGGCGATCTGCTGAACCGTTCTGGCAATCTCGATGTAGACCGGGTTGCCGATATCCGGCACGGCCAGCGCGATCGTCCGGGTGACCTGTGTCCGCAGGCTGGCCGCGGCGTGGTTGGGCTGGTAGCGCAGCGCCCGCGCGCAGCGCTCTACCCGCTGCCGGGTCTCCACAGAAATGCGTGGGCTGCCGTTCAGAGCCAGCGAGACGGTAGCCGACGACACGTTCGCCGCTTTGGCAACATCCGTGATGGTGACCCTGCGCTCGCCCGGCCGAATGGATTGAGGCATGTATAGGTCATAGTTAAATCGATTAACTATATTTTGTCAAGCCGGACTGGTGTCTTGCATCGCTAAGAGCGAGATGCCTGGACGGGCACCCGGAAGTTCAGGTGCACGGCACGGCAGGCCCGCCGTCCATGTTTTTTCAGGGCCATGGATCGTGGCCACGTCGCAGCAGTGCACAGAATGGCGCGCGAGCGACAATGAGGGTGCCGTATCACAACCCCTTTTGAAAGCGAAGTCGTCGATCCCAACGTCCCGTTGGGCCGGACCAGCCAGTGGGCACAGACGCTATTGCTCCGTTGCTGGATATGGAACCTGAACCCGATCAAGTGGCACGCGAGCGGTTCGCGAATCTGTCGCCGACAGAGCGTGCCCAGGAGACGGTGCGGTCCCTGAAAGTGGTATCGGCAACCGTCTGGACGCCGAGGAGTACCGGAAGCTCGGGGAGGTGCTGGAAGTGGGTGCCCTGGACGCCGCCGCGTTAAGCGCCGAGGCTGCCCGCGCCCTGACCACGGGGACGTGCGACAACTAGCTGTACTTTGGGGAATATTCAGGGGCACCTTTTGGGCCGGCATCTGCGATGCTGGCCTTCTTGTTCAAGCGTACTCAACTCCCGCGGTGGACTCGTCACTTCCCCACCTGGTTTTCCCCACTCCTCATGTGTTTTCGCCATCAGTCTCAACGGCTTTGGGCACCAACCTATGTTCAAGGCCTCTGTAGCGCAGCGCACCGGAAAAGCATGCAGCCTCTGGCCGATCAGGTGGCGCCTGGAAC comes from Deinococcus aerolatus and encodes:
- a CDS encoding GGDEF domain-containing protein; this translates as MIRPPSTSPDHAYRRSALLVLLVGGLVTSLITLVLQPRIMTSLELATLLLIVVKNAGLGLWLWWRPADLMRVGLTELTLHIGGAVFRLAQVLLVDQEASGLGGYSYWMVLSYLVASLVLRPRPFLLVSLGQYAALLAVGAVFWLAPDIAPATKAAQANLLLQLYLLHGTVIAFLYLQHQLRRQYVQTLLRAEREANLAQVDVLTGLPNRRQLQAWLTTDLDRAADDGPLSLVLFDLDHFKQVNDTHGHDIGDRVLQETAQAVSHVLGQGDRVGRWGGEEFLILVAGDQVAAQDVASRLRRDMRSMWQPASCAVTVSCGIAQARHTDTPETLLRRADTALYQAKAAGRDTARAIG
- a CDS encoding CoA transferase, which codes for MTGISTALDGIKVLDLASLYAGLLIAINLGNYGADVIRVEHPHGDDARRWDFIRDGVPLWWKSIARNKRLITLDLHGEAARQTVPDLVGLTGFGQTAPFSQEPGFGTLT
- a CDS encoding LacI family DNA-binding transcriptional regulator; amino-acid sequence: MPQSIRPGERRVTITDVAKAANVSSATVSLALNGSPRISVETRQRVERCARALRYQPNHAAASLRTQVTRTIALAVPDIGNPVYIEIARTVQQIARQRAYHLHLISTESQPSEEVHALETLAQRSVDGLIMISLHGASALDASLREVAGPVVIIGHLQDVICDNVTVASAAGAALAIQHLWAVGCSALAFVNGPAGTWPSSEREKGVQNALRAADQTISPVLRAEEDFTTEGGHRAAQHLLAQGVCFDGLLCANDLMAIGAMRALRAHGLRIPEDVAVIGMDDIRECQFTTPPLSSVSLMAGERGRLAAQLLFDRLGGDSGTLPRQLTVSPVLMPRGSTTPRRTPAARDERGHL